ctgatgatatcatttttggagccACAACTGACTCTCTTTGTGAAGagtttgcaaaactcatggggagcgagtttgagatgagtatgatgggagaattAAATTTCTTCTTGGGATTTCAAGTGAAGCAATCTAAAAGGGGAACATTAATAAGTCAGCAGAAGTACATCAAGGAGCTGCTGaaaaggtttgacatggaagcatctAAAGTTATTGACACTCCCATTGCCACAGCTACGCAtctagacatggatgaacctggttcccctgtaaatcagaccatgtatagaggcatAATGGGATCACTCATGTATCACACTGCAAGCAGACCAGACATTGTGTTCAGCGTAGGCCTCTGTGCAAGGTTCCAatcaaatccaaaggagtctcacctGAAGGCTGCTAAAAGAATATTGAGATATCTTAAAGGAACGCAGGACCTAgttctctactatccctcagGTGACAATTTTGATCTcattgggtatgctgatgctgattatgcaggataTCTGATGGACAGGAAAAGCACGTCTGGAATGGCACATTTTCTGGGTTCTTGTCTCatctcatggggtacaaggaagcaaaactctgTGGCACTCTCAACtgctgaagcagaatatgtagcAGTTGCTTCTTACTGTGCTCAATTGCTGTGGATCAAGCAATAATTGGAGGACTTTGGAGTGTACTCAGATTGTGTACCTCTTTTGTGTGACAATACAAGTGCACTTAACATGTCCAAAAATCCAGTCCAACACAAGAGGACCAAGCGCATTGATGTATGTCATCACtttctcagagacaatgttgaaaaaggGCTCATCTGTATGAAGTTTTGCAGCACTGAGGATCAGATTGCAGACACCTTCACCAAAGCCTTGAGCAGAGAATATTTTGAAAGAAATCACCTGGTACTAGGGttgataaaacccaactgatgAATCTGGTTCCCCAATGACTGGTTATGAAAGAAATATacaggtaaaattagctaaaagTGTTTTCTGTCAAAGTCTAACTCATttctataccgttacaggtagacACGCATGATGATTACCGAGCAGATAATGCAGTGCATACTGGTAAAATGGGTTAAGCTTCCATTTGCAAGACATGTCAGGGTACCTGGTTCTCCTGATAACAGGTTAGTAGCTTCATTATTTTCTCATACACAATTTAGAATGAATAAAAATAATGCCACATCATCAGTATGTCAGTCTCTTTACTTTGCGTCTTTTGAACCAAAACATCTCACTTGTTACTGAATGACCCGACTCCCCAAATAAAACTACCGCCTTTTCTTAACCGGTCCCTCATCTCTCATAAATGCATCTATCAAGGTCAAAACTCcccacttcaaacttcaaactctTCAATTCCCCTTCTCTCTTCTCAAACCACTAATCTCTCCAGTAAACTCCATCGTGACTGAGAATCAAGAAAACTCTGATGCTCTCAACAATAACCCCATCGAGTCCACACCAGTCGAAACTCCAATAGTAGACTCCTCAACAAACACCACCACCAGTAAAAACCCTAGAGCGGAGTCTCCCCTACACTTAGTCTCCTCACCTACCCACTCAGGTTCTGGTTCTCATCGGAGTCGCAAAACTTCGACTCCAAAAACGTTTGTGGCTACCAGCTCTTCTCCAGTCTCGCCGATAAAATAGAGTGAACAGGGTGAACATGGTAACCTGGTCCAAGAGGAAAACTAGGAAACATCGAATCTCGCTATGAAAGAAAACTCAAGTGCAAACCAAGAGGCTAGTCCCGACAATGCTGACTCAAGCATGACAGGTCGTGAGTCTACAGGTAACACTCCTCCTTCTGTTGAGATTTCCATGGAACCACCAGAAAAGGAGGCAATAGAAAATATGCTCTTTATAGCTGGTAAAGGGGTTTTTGTTGAGGAAGGTGTAGAGGGGTCTGAGCCTCAGGGGGAAGAGCCTCAGGCCAAAATAGATGGGAGAGAGCTTGTGCTGTTTGAAACTTCGGCACAGGATGATACTACTGCGGTCCCTAATGATGGACCTGATCCCTCCGCGGAGGATCTAGGTCAGGGGTCATCTCCCCTGGTCAGTATTGATCCTGCTCCTTCTCCCCATTTCTATACTGAACCCCTGTCTATAGTGGTGCCTGAGATGCGGTCTGATAGTGAAGAAGATTTGGATGATATGGTGATTGCTAGTTTTTTCAGGGGTAGGATTAAGGCAGTTACAACTCTAGAGCCAACACCTAAGAGACCAACTACACGGTTGCAGAAAAAGGAGGCTCTAGAGTCTGCTCTCAAGAAAAGTCAAAGGAgtcaaagaaggaaaatgttggtaAATGATGGAAAAGCTGTACATGAAAAGGTCATTCCTGTTGTTAATATAGATGAGAAAGCATaagaggaacctagttccttgAGTCTCAAGCCCTCGAGGCAGaagcactctctctctctcaatccaAAAGAAACACTTCTACAAGTGTTGAGAGTCCAACCAAGAGTGCTGATGTTGTTCCTGGTGAAAAGCTTGTAGATAAATCTGGTGATAAGACAGTGAAAGAGAGTGGTGGAAAGTCTGATGGAGAAGAAGTGGAAAATTCTGGTGAAAATGTGCATGAAAAGTCAGTGGAGAAGGGAAAGTCTATTCGCAAGTCAGTGAAAAGAAAAGTGGATGATGATGAGGAACCCGGTTCCTCCAAGAAATCGAAAGTTGGTAAGTGTCTGAGTTTTGGGAAAGAGAAATTGAGAAATCAGAAGGTGCTGTGGGGCCACACATTCGCCCCTGACATTGTGGAGCTTGCTGGGATGAGACAGTTAGTAGAGATTTGTGATTTCCAATAGTGGACTCATCTGTTTACAAATGATGTTCCAAAAGTATATGAGGAGGAGGTGCAAAGTTTTTATGCCGACCTCTTCACACTTGAAGATGATCACATTTGTGTGTTGGTAAATGAGGTGGACATAGTGATGGACTCTGCCGTGTTAGGGTCAATTCTGGGTGTTCCTGCTGAGCGGTTGTCGTATGTTCAGGGTGCCTGCTCGTCCAATTTCAGAAATGCCATTGTCAAGGACAAGGCAATCCAGCAGGGGGAACAGGTGTATAAAAAGGCACTCCTTCCAGTATATCAGTTGCTTTTTGAGATGGTTAACAAAGTGTTGCTTCCCCGCGCTGAGAGGAGATCTATTACGTCCAAAACTGATGTGGTCCTTATGGAAGCCTTGGATGGTCTTACCACTATCAATCTGCCTGGGATAATGATTGAGCATATGCAAAAAGTGGCCGACTTTAAGGATGGAAACCATAGGCTAACTTATGGGTTTCTTCTCACAAAGGTCTTCGAGTTCTTCAAAGTGCCTCTGGGACAGGCCAAAGTGGGCACTAAAAAGCAAAACTTCTCCAATACCACTCTTGAGTAGTGTGAGTGTATTGACAGGGACAGAGGAGTTGGAAGGACCTCTACCATCTCTCAACTGATAACTGCTCAGAATAGTGCCACAAAGGAGATACGAAAGTTGAAGGCAAGGAACGTGATTCTTGAGAGTCAGCTCAGTCAGCTACAATAGGCACCATGTTCTGGTAGTTCTCCCAACTCAGAGGTTGCCCGCCTGACGCAGGAGAATGCTGAGCTCAGGAAACAGCTGGAGGACCTGAAAGAAAGACTGCTCAATAAGAAAATGTTCGCGAATGCTCGCATGAATCTTGTCCTCAAAACCCTTGCCCCCTCCTCGAAGCCCTCTTCCTCCAGTGCCCCCTAAGCAGTGTCACCTTCAGTGTCCAGTTTTCAGTGTTTGTCTCATATGAATGTCTCTGATGATGCCTTTTTGTTGTTggtacttgtttttgtttttgttttggaaTTGTGGATGGTAACATTGAATCTGCTCATGTTTGTAAAATCCATATTATTTTATGGAAGTTTTTCCCCTtttgtcgtgcatgatattgtttCTTTGTCTCTGTTTTCTATCATATTTGTGTGCAcacaagtggcatgagttaaccaCGCTAGGCTTCTTTTTGCTACTTACttagtattcttctttttatgatgccaaaaaggAGAAGATTTTTGCATAATTGAATAATGATGTGTGCACTGATTAAGGGGGAATACAGATTCAGGGGGAACTAAATGGCCGTCCTGTTTTTGGTTTTTGTGGCTCTTCGTAGGAttttcaattataagtttgtcatcatcaaaaaaggagaaattgataggttataagtatctttgttttatgttttgatgatctaacaaacttaatatcaagaaccagataaggaacctgatccACATTGGTCCACATTCCCAAGCGCATGAAAACAACCAGACATATGCTGGAGATATTCGTCAGTACCTCAAAAGTTAAAGAATCAACAAGGGGAATAAATGGTCTTCAGTTCCCCTGGTGATTGTACCAAGTCAACTCTCCACAGCTGGAAAGTGACTGACTGCACACGCAACAGTACATCACAGTGCAACAATCACCTCCATTTGGAAGGACGTTGTACCAAAGTTgtttacatcattcaagtgatttAATCAATGTTATATCAACATTAAACCAAAGATAacacatcacttgaacacttagagAATTCACTCAAGCACTTCAACAGTGATTAAGTCTCCAGTCAacaattctcaagtgcatcaagaacaaagaacaacacggCTACGGACCAGTTCCCATATCAAGtgattgtatgtccttagttgagttgtaactttgttaaAGTTCtcaattgtaattcctacttagcttgtttagaagcattgtgtaggaaatcatttgtaaatcataaacctttatgtttgtgtcttggctagagctAGTCGAGTCTtcgtaatagagttattacaaagtggcttttAATAGAGTGTTACAAGTTAgcgagggattaagaggttaattcctaggttacttaggttgtaatctgaaagttgctcagtagtgaagttgaaatcctacaagggcagttcgtgatttttaatcccgttgagttggaaatttttcacgtaaaattccttctgtcatttacttactgcagtGTGCGTGATTTTTGTGGAAACTTATAGAGAACCTGgctctctatatagtttggtggacccttaaattTTATCAACTTAGAATTTATTGGAATAATTACTTGATGCTCACCAAACTATTTAACCTAAAATCTGATTTTAAGTTAAATCAATTAAATTTGTAATAGAAGGCCTCAATCAATTGAAATAAAGTCTAAATGTTCTTTCTTGATAAAATTATTAGAATAATAATGaaacgaataaaataaaataataagctaTTGATAAGtgatgatcacgcccaactctagtcccaATTATTGTTGGTTCGGAGAAAATTTACCTCTTACGATAGACTAAATAAGCTGACTCTTTGAGTGCTGACTCAGTGCTTCTTGCCATGTGTCATTCGTTATTCGATCCACGTGTCCTACCCCTATTTTACCAATACATTTCAATGAATCTTCTTCGTTGGATGATAATTCTAACATGCATATAGATAAAAGCATTTGTTTATGTATTTATAATTGTTGAATAACTACTATATGGAAGAGGGAATAAGCAGGCAGCAGGTCAACATGCCTGCTTGGCAATACGAGGGTATTATGGTCATTCCGATTACAATGGAGTAATATAGTTGGTCAAAAAGGGATCTTGCTGTAGCTTCTATATCAACTTTTGAGTGTCCGGACTAAATTGCCATTTGCTTATGTCATTGTTCATCACTCTTAAGATATGCATAGCTTTGAAAATTAACGTGGGCCCATCTGACTATTTATTCAACATGCTATCATTTGAACCGCTGATTCTTCCATGCCTGCTCCAGTATGTATTACTATTTCCAACACGTGGCCCTCTTTCCATGACCAGATATTCCAATTCTACCGTCTCTTTGATATGGAGTAATTAATACACAGAGAAAGCTTCAAGTTTTCACTTCTTTGctgcttcttttttttctctagtACAAAATTTTAACatcaatatttttttatttaaaaataaaatctacaACTAACAACAAAACACGATTCACACAGAGGTGTTACTATTTGATACTCTAAACGACCTAATATGAATTGGAATTAATATCCTTGGTATTAAACATTTAATAGGATAGTActttataattatataatatttttctAACCAAAAACAATAAATTACAAATCAATAATCATGATATAATACTCATTGCCCGACGAGAATGCTAGGAGGTAAATTATATCATTTCAAAAGTGTGTAAATTTTTTATCTTAATTTTCTGTTTGATAATATAAATTGtctcatttcatttcaaaataaatgctttgTAATTATACTTGGTGCAAAGTTCGTAATATTATTGCAGGTATTGCCTTCTCTACCATGATAGATTATATTAGTTGTATCagaatatgtcacgaccccaaattccttccgtaggatgtcgtgatgatacctagtctctaagactaggtaagcctatcaatgcggaataataataaatatctgaaataaataaactacaattcaaacaatttcaactcccaaaacccggtagaaataagtcacaagcttctaagaatttattctctatgtctctatacatcagagtctaaagcaaataaggaagacaacatagtaagatagaaggggactccggagtctgcggacgctgacagatataccacgaagtctcctcgtatagctagtttactgatgcctggtctgataagatgtacttggatctgcaaaaaaagatatgcagaaacgtagtatgagtacaccacagcggtacccagcaagtgccaagcctaacctcggtagaatagtgacgaggtcaggccaGGCCCTAccggagaataaataatggcatggtaaaatatttaaataatattataagataaaatgacaatagaaatgaatcaagtagtatgtcacattcaattacatcaaataatggcaaataaataccttgtGGAAataaaacagaattcttttcaactttaagaaaatcacaacaataatcaaaggcaactgcggccataaatcaatatcaacaagggaacttccgaggtaccgcctcgtagtcccaaatcataaacaaattcacaacatctcatttccttatctcaccgcgggagccttcagaatttatttgaaagaaaatatttttttcgaaatagcatcccgcgttttagccatccttatcacaccgcatgacttctagtagttccccctactagccatgcgtatcaagccacccttatctcaccgcatgcgtttcaatacccagaccttataccacgcATGcgatcaatatcacaatatatcaaaatttgcacctcaagtgctcaaataatttaacttgccaaaaataattcaacaacaatatttttccacaataaagagctcacggctcatgccaaaataaatcatcaataatatttttccacaataaagagctcacggctcatgtcaaaataattcaacaataatatttttccacaataaagagctcatggctcatgtcaaaataattcaacaataatatttttccacaataaagagctcactactccatcacaatgagtacgaaaatcttacaaaaatattcaggagtaaataattcaggaaaataatattttaaaatctttaatacgttgcttcaatatcaagtttaaaaatgtcaaatacttcatattaataatatttaatttaaaaaaaatcaaccttcaaataatgcacaaaataaaagaaaccaagttccaactaaacagataaaataattagcaggaaaaggtcaagcaaatttaaaaatataaacattaaatcaataatgaagaatataacaaaataaaataatttacttaatgcgcaacaatgatctacacaatttaaaatataatctttcacatttagcccgcgtacacactcgtcacctcgtgtacacgacttttcacatattacaattatcaatcctaggggaatttctcccacacaaagttagacaagtcacttacctcgacttgctccaatttaaccaagtattatatttttttcttgatttttccgactccgattgactcgtatctagtcataattaattcgatacagtcaacaaaaattatagtaatcaatttcataagaaaatattatattttttcaataaaattcgaaattagctcaaaatttgctcgTGGGgtccatatctcggaatccgacgaaacttacaaaatacgacaacccattcaattacgagtccacccataccaattttaccaaaatccgataacaactcgatctccaaatcttaaattttcatttttggaagattttgcaaaaatcttgatttttcttccataaattcacggattcatgatgtaaatgagtatggaatcatgaaatataatcaatataggataaggaacacttactccgatgtttttccgtaaaaatctcccaaaaatcgcccaagaaccgtgctccaaaaatccaaaacgaaatgaatgaaatgaccatttttggcccttaagtttctgccaatccgtcactaaaagtccattttccgtcactaaaagtccaccagaaactgctctactAGCCTTCCTTCAATCGATCACAACTTTATGTacgaatgtccaaataatgaatagtttaactttctggaaactagaatcaaacgactacaactttcatgttttgaaacatttccgattccttatgaatttcgagatataagcttccaaatttggCTCCACACATCAGacatttctggcgaaactgctctaccagccttcattcaatctatcataactttttgtacaaatgtccaaataatgaatggtatAACCttttggaaactagaatcaaagagctacaaatttcatgttttgaaaatattttgcttCATTATAGagtacgagatataagcttccaaatttggCCCCACGCactagaaatttcaaaatttccagcagccttctttgtccgaaatccattccgtttaccttccgaaatccacccgagaccctcgggaccttaaccaattataacaacatgtcccaaaatataatacaaacttatTAGAGGCTtaaaaccacatcaaacaacatcaaaacgacgaatcacacctcaaatcaaaatctatgaactttgaacttttaaaatctaaatcttgtgccgaaacacatcaaatcaattcggaatgattttaaattttgcacacaagtcataaataacataacagacctattccaatttccagaataggattccgacctcgatatcaaaaagtcaatcccccggtcaagcttcccaaaaattcaacttttggcatttcaagcctaattctactacagacttccaaataaaattccgatcacgctcctcagtccaaaatcactatacggagctgttggaatcatcattattctattccggggtcgtttgcacataatttgatatccggtcactatttgaacgtaaacttttaatttttcatcaaaatttcatatctcgggctagggacctctgaatttgattccgggtatacgtctaagtcccaaatcataatacgggcctaccggaattgtcaaaatactgatccaagtccgtttgctcaaaatattgaccaaagtcaactcagttgatttttaaagctctaattcacattttaatttatttttcacttgaaaacttttcggaaaattttatggactacgcacgcaagtcgaagaatgataaatagtgcttttagaggtcttagaacacaaaataaattattaaatttaaagatgaaattttgggtcatcacattctccacctctaaaacaaacatttgtcctcgaacggagttagaaaaagtacctaagctggtgaataagtatggataatagctgcgcatatcatgctcggtctcctaagtcgcctcttcgaccggatgacccctctactgaaacttcacggaagcaatgttctgacctcagctttcaaacctgcctatccaaaatagccactggttcctcaacataagatagatccttatccaactgaaccgaactgaagtgtaagacatgagacggatcgccgtgatatttccgaagcatgaaaacatggaataccggatgaaccgtagagagactaggtggtagtgcaagtttgtaagccacctctccaactctctcaagaatctcaaaaggcccaatatacctagggctcaacttgcccttcttcctgaacctcatcacacccttcataggcgaaacccggagcaatacttgctcaccaaccatgaatgcaacattacGAACCtccgattcgcataactcttctgtctagattgggctgtacgaagtcaatcctgaatcaacttaaccttttccaaggcatcctgaaccaagtctgtacccaatagcctagcctcgcccgattcgaaccaacccactggggactggcactgcctaccatacaaggcctcatacagagccatctgaatgcttgactagcaactgttgttgtaagcaaactccgcaagtggtaagaactgattccaagcacccccaaaatctatcacacacgcacgaagcatatcctccagtatctgaatagtgcgttcggactgcccgtccgtctgaggatgaatgatgtactcaactccacacgagtacccaactctcgatgtACCACCCTTCAAaatcgtgaggtaaactgtgtaccctgatcagagatgatagataccggtacactgtgaagtctgacaatctcgcgtatatatacctgagccagctgatctgaagagtaagtagtaatcacaggaatgaaatgagctgacttggtcaatctatccacaatcacccaaactgcatcgaacttcctccgagtccatgggagcccaacaacgaaatccatagtgatccgctcccatttctattctggaatttccaacttctgaagcaatccacccggtcgttgatgctcatatttcacctgctgacaatttaggcaccgagctacatattccactatgtctttctttatccgcctccaccaatagtgttgtcttaattcttgatacatctttgcagcacccggatgaatgaagtaccacaaactgtgagcctcctggaaaatcaagtcgtgcaaaccatctacatttggcacacgtagcctgccctgcatccgtaatacatcttcatctccaatagtgacttccttggcatcaccgtgctgaactgtgtccttaaggatgagcatatgggggtcatcatactaacgttccctgatacggtcataaagagaagactgagaaatcacacaagccaaaattCGGcttggctcggaaacatccagtctaataagctggttggccaaggcctgaacatccaaggctaaaggcctctcagCTACCGgaaaatatgctaagctgcccaaattttttgccttacgactcaaggcatcggccactacattggccttcccaggatgatagagattggtgatatcataatccttaagtaactccaaccatctccgctgccgcaaattaagatccttctgtttaaacatatgttgtagacttcggtgatcggtgtagacatcgcaatggacaccgtacaaataatgccgccaaatctttgaTGAACCAATATCAGAATATAGTAATAGTACTTCGGTtgtgtacaggataattcttctcatgcacctttaactgtctggacgcgttggcaatcaccctaccgtcttgcatcaacactgcatcgaggtcaatacgcgatgcatcacaatacacaatataagacactgaacctgtaggtaatactaacattggggctgtagtcaaagc
The nucleotide sequence above comes from Nicotiana tabacum cultivar K326 chromosome 12, ASM71507v2, whole genome shotgun sequence. Encoded proteins:
- the LOC142167288 gene encoding secreted RxLR effector protein 161-like, which codes for MYRGIMGSLMYHTASRPDIVFSVGLCARFQSNPKESHLKAAKRILRYLKGTQDLVLYYPSGDNFDLIGYADADYAGYLMDRKSTSGMAHFLGSCLISWGTRKQNSVALSTAEAEYVAVASYCAQLLWIKQ